The genomic stretch AGTAAAGGTGTAGCTCCCTATTGATATATAGTTCACCAGGATAAATGGATGGGAGTctatgtagcaggtttgaagcagaTTGTTAGTAAGCAGGGTTGGGAGCACAACAAGCTATATGCGAAGTGACTTGTGAGTCCATGCAAAAGCCAGGCGGCAAAGAAGAGAACAAACAGATCGGATCTCCACGATCACAGTTCATATGCAATATATATAAAATGCCCAGCAAGGACCTTGTCAATGTGCAACGGTTTAGCTCACCAGACCGCATCAGAGGATGGCAATCTCATCTCCCAGGCATCCATCAATGAAGTTGAAGCAAGTTGTATGGCGTGTGTAATGCTCCAGCATGTGCCCCAAGCGGGTATGTGGAGGTGTGCAGAGGAGTAGCACAACAGGTCCAAGCAACCTCCACCTCGGCCCCGGGACCGGGCGGCTTGCACGGCTAGATGTCGGTGCCTTAATGCGGACCCGCAATGCACTGAATGGAGGTCGggacggcgtggcgtcccatgcaggaGGTATGCGGCTCCCCcgacgtttcgccggcttccggcttcctcaagtacgctaaggggcccgaagtccaatgagtacctttaggatttcacaggtcattttgcgacatttggtttcaagactactcctcacggtttagggcccctaaaatgccagggcagtataggaaccccacaaatgaccccattctagaaagaagacacccaaaggtattccgttaggagtatggtgagttcatacaagattttattttttgtcacacgttagcggaaaatgacactttgtgaaataaaacaattaaaatcaatttccactaacttgtgacaaaaaataaaaacttctatgaactcaccatactcctaacggaataccttggggtgtcttctttctaaaatggggtcattagttgggttcctatactgccctggccctaaaccgtgaggagtagtcttgaaacaaaaatgacctgtgaaatcctaaaggtactcattggactttgggccccttagcgcagttagggtgcaaaaaagtgccacacatgtggtatcgccatactcgggagaagtagtataatgtgttttggggtgtatttttacacatacccatgctgggtctgagaaatacctctgtaaatgacaatcttttgatttatttacacacagttgtccatttacagagttatttctcccacccagcatgggtatgtgtaaaaatacaccccaaaacacattgtactacttttcccgagtacggtgataccacatgtgtggcacttttttgcaccctaactgcgctaaggggcccaaagtccaatgagtacctttaggatttcacaggtcattttgagaaattttgtttcaagactactcctcacggtttagggcccctaaaatgccaggacagtataggaaccccacaaatgactccattttagaaagaaaacaccccaaggtattctgttagtaatacggtgagttcatagaagattttattttttgtcacaagttagcggaaattgatttgtattggtttttttcacaaagtgtcattttccgctaacttgtgataaaaaataaaatcttctatgaactcaccgtactacaaacggaataccttggggtgtcttctttctaaaatggggtcatttgtggggttcctatactgtcctggcattttaggggccctaaaccgtgaggagtagtcttgaaacgaaatttctcaaaatgacctgggaaatcctaaaggtactcattggactttgggccccttagcgcagttagggtgcaaaaaagtgccgcacatgtggtatcgccgtactcaggagaagtagtataatgtgttttggggtgtatttttacacatacccatgctgagtgggagaaagatctctgtaaatggacaattgggtgtaaaaaaaattaaaaaaattgtcatttacagagatatttctcccacccagcatcggtatgtgtaaaaatacaccccaaaacacattatactacttctactgagtacggcaataccacatgtgtggcacttttttgcagcctaactgcgctaaggggcccaaagtccaatgatcacctttaggctttacagcttACAAAttagacagtaaacacaccccacaaatgaccccattttggaaagtagacacttcaaggtattcagagaggggcatggtgagtccgtggcagatttatgtttttttttgtcgcaagttagaagaaatggaaacttttttttttttttttgtcacaaagtttcattttccacttacttgtgacaaaaaataatatcttctatgaactcactatgcctctcagtgaatactttgggatgtcttctttccaaaatggggccatttggggggtatttatactatcctggaattctagcccctcatgaaacatgacagggggtcagaaaagtgcttgaaaatgggaaaattcactttttgcaccatagtttgtaaacgctataacttttacccaaaccaataaatatacactgaatggggttttttttaatcaaaaacatgtttgtccacatttttcgcgctgcatgtatacagaaatgttactttatttgaaaaatgtcagcacagaaagttaaaaaaaatcattttttttgccaaaattcatgtcttttttgatgaatataataaaaaataaaaatcgcagcagcaatcaaatagcaccaaaagaaagctttattagtgacaagaaaaggagccaaaattcatttaggtaatAGGTTGTatcagcgagcaataaaccgtaaaagctgcagtggtctgaatggaaaaaaagtgcctggtccttaaggggggtaaagcccatggtcctcaagtgtttaaaGTTGGAAAAACTCATTTATATGCATAGAGGGGCTCCCCATAAATTTGATTTGATTTAGTCAGGTTGGTTGGATACTCCGGGGCTACCAGACTTCTCTTTAATACGGGATAGAATATTTGGAGGGTTTACTTAATTTTTGATACTTGGGTATATATGGCCGATCCTCTCACCTTGTATAAGATATGAGGGTTTGATTGGGCTGCACTGTGCCACTGCTGTTTCTTAttcagctttttttttgtttgttattgttgttatttaccTTTGTATTATCTGGCTGCTGTGTCTTTGATTCATACAGTCTGTTTGAATGTTTTGTTATATTtgcctttttgttttaataaaggctgattttaaaaaaaagtatagaaaaCAAGCTAGAAGCAGAACGTCGAGAAAGCAAATGCAATAAATTTCAGGTAAACCATAGGATCGGGGTAAAAAACAGCAGTCTCAGAAGTCAGTAACAtcaactggttgaactcgatggacgtatgtctttttttctaccaaaataactatgtaactatgtagctgGAATAGGGGCTCAGGCAGCAAGCAGAAGTCTATATTAATTTAAACTCTGGCAGAGTGTAAGGTGTTAGGGAAGGAGAAGTCCTTAAATGGGAAGCTTACAGCTGTTTTGCATGATTGGTTGAAAATTACAGATGGACACATTCTGCAACCAGCAGGTGAAGCAAAGTATTGCATGATTTTTGTCATTTGAATATGATTTTAATAAAATAGGTTAAAATGTGCATTAAAATGTGCATTTTTATCTAATGAAAATATTCTTCCACGGTGTGGTTTACCTATTTACTTTGGAGACAGTGGCTGTCTGGTCTCTTTGTGaccatacagtacagaccaaacgtttggacacaccttctcattcaaagggttttctttaatttcatgactatgaacattgtagagtgtgcaaagcagtaatcaaagcaaaaggtggctactttgaagaacctagaatatgacattttcagttgtttcacgctttttggttatgtactttaCTTCTACATGttctaattcatagtttggacgccttcagtgtgaatctacaatgttcatagtcatcaaaataaagaaaactctttgaatgagaaggtgtgtccaatcttttggtctgtactgtatatcatcataagtcccccccccccccccttccttaccaTATTACCCCTTTCCCAACTACATTTTGTTCTTAAGACTGTGATAAGGGTGGTGTGAAAAGGAAGGGTAATGGGAGGATTTGCTGCATTAACCTCCACGGTACACTCTACTAATAAAAGCCAAGTGGGTTGGTATTGGCCCCTGGGTGTAGCTCCATGCTCCTAAGCCTAGAATTCCTTAGAATCAATTAGCTCATTAATGAATGGGCTAGCTGCAGACTGTGGTCTTAGCTCTTAGCTTGTTGCCAGTGCTTCAAGATGTCATTTTAAATAATAATTACAGTAAgtaaatattacattttttttcatatttcagaCCCATGTATTGGGCACACATGGAAGCCACACATTTTCTCCAGTTCAAAAGAGAAAGGTTGGTGAAATTCTCCTTCAGTATTTCTATAATTGCTTTCATATTTTTAGTTTTGTGTATATTGAAGGAAATTGAAATAATGACAAGAAACAGTGTATTATTGATGAACCAACTTGTTTTGTAAAACCTAATTTTTCAAGAAAATTGTCTGATAGAAATAAAATTTAAATTTAACTTCTATTTGGTACTCAGTGGATTTCTACGGCAATTTTTAAGTGGCCACCTGACCTTCAACTGGGAGCAGCCACTCATTCTGCTTGCCTTAAAGTACaggcacttaaagtggacccaaattaaaaatacaagatttcaggaataaaatctattttctaaattataatactaaatagcagccttttttaagctgcatgatgacaaatataaaatattttacatttattgccgggacagaatccggcagactggtgtccagcacaggaggaattgctaatggctgccacctgtataaccctagttatgaaaagagaagggtgaaaagcatgcactgaaatgctcttaggcttgaaggagtgtttatttatctttgtatgtgtcagagtggtgcaactaaatattttgaattaaaaaaatgttttgtttgggtccgctttaaaaaactCTTGGCCATACTATGCAAGGGaaagaaaacacatatataagtagataaatacttgatctacttacataacacatgtattgtactgtccacgcttTGATTTAAGTGAAATTTATATGGtacatgaagagaattctgttcctggtgggaaccatgtcttttgcccacagtttggctAAATACTgaagtcatttcttcccttaattttttttcttttctcctccaatcactgagtcacctcagtcttgcttgtaaacacaagtgagcagaggattatgtttcagctaggcagagaaataaagggaagaggaggacaatattatagataaaaagaacccccggcatgcaactgaatggcaatggctattaaagggcaagtgctcctaaggtatttgataactccaaaccataacagcagaaaaagttttgaatgcaggattagcatctttatcacttaatacactcagaccagttgctgttgaaatttgatttttatggtgacaatcccgcttttaaaaacagatctttgcATCCAAAATctgcaaaacagataagcagtgtTTTCCATTCAAAAACtagatttatttgtttttttttagtttaaattcTGCAGACATTTTTAACCACAGGTAGAGCCGTGATTTAGAGCAGACTGCCAGGCTGTCTGTGAATGGTTAAGAAGCCAGGCTATCGAAGGCTATTTTCTTGGGTTGCATCTCTATCATTTCCTGAAGTGTGAATGACAGCCTAGTCAAACTTCCTCTCAGAAAATGCTttgagagggagagtgagtggcAGTCTGTGTCTTTCATAGAGTAGCAGGAGGGAAGTGAACGGCAGAGTAACCACACCTTTTTTAAGAAGGTGTCACGGCAGGTGACTACCACATGTTAGAAAACTATTTGCAAACATATTTAAATGATAAAAGATTACCTGttctcccttaaagagaaactccgaccaagaattgaactttatcccaatcagtagctgatacccacttttacatgagaaaaataatgattttcacaaacagaccatcagggggcgctgtatgactgattttgtgctgaaacccctcccacaagaggctctggtaccgtacggtactctgggcaaactgtcacaatgtaacaatgttcagacaggaaatagctgtctgttaaagccagaccagctagaaacagctccataatctgcccacagtaacaatgtctccatgtaatacaagtcagaatgtgaatctgggagaggaaagattttacaatgagcaaacactgactaaatcatgtatacataattattgtaaaaatgaagcactttttttattacattattttcactggagttcctctttaacatagcCATAGACTGGGGCAAGAACAGCTGACTATTTTAATGAAGTAAGATTGTGAACCATTCTGAGGAAGCATTAGTGTTTATGTTTCACATGCAATGCCAACCTAGCACAAATACATAATActaaaaaatgcaaaagaaaatatTTGCTGGTATATTGTTTGATTTCTTGGGAAAACTCTGACACCTTTGTTTTTTTCAGGCTTTTTTGTAGAGTGGCAGCAAAAAGTTAAAGCATTAGATACATAGAGAAAATAAGATGTAACATTTAAGGTGCCCAATAACGGTccaatttttaatgatttattgcaTTTTCGATCAGATTATTCAGATTGTCTTGCATGAAAAGAGTGACGCTGATAGACCCAATTGATGCTGAGTGATCACATTATCAATTGTttccttaggccccttttacacttgctttGCAAATGTGTGTTGCATTACCCTTTTTTACTTCAGGAAAACCCAACAACAATGCAAAGCAATGGGGCGTAGCACACTTGCCACACCTCATCGTGGCGAAAGCTCCCGATCGGCTGCCGAGCCACAGCAAAGTCAACAACACATTATCATCGGGCTTCCGTGATGGCGCCACAAAAGTAATGAAAGTCAGTGGGTGACACAGAAAATGTAAATATGTTGTCAGTGGCGGAATGACATTCCTACAACAGGGAAACCTGAGAATCCCAGAggagtacttcctgtccagcagggggtACGTCACTGGGCAAGGGGCGcgaaggggggagaggggaggctttatggatatgaccctgtcggcgcactctcTGCACATGACCCTGGTGGCGAGCGCTGTAAaaacaggagatttgggtgcaggaattatagcggcgctcagtgagtaaattAGGTTCTGTAAGAAGACGGAGCACAAATaactataaaaacactgtaattcgtccaccagcaatagctgaaagccgaattgcatcttttcaccactatccatggcggcctggagggggaatagtaattaacgctgctgggacatgtgcaggagcagggttaaCTGTTTATTGTCCAATATACAAGATAGCGCTCAGCTGTGTCCTGTTTCCACCACCATACACCCCGTGTGGGATTGAACTCACCCAGCAAGTTTGACCACTATTAGACTGGTCAATGAGCGCCCAGCAATGTGCGACTCCAGCACTTTAGGGTTGCCAACTCCTCTTAGAACACGGTGTCCTGAATGATGTATGTTGGTTGATGCGTACCTCATATAAAGAAGAAAGCTTCCATAGCGTAATTCAGTTAAAAGATGTAAAGTTTTATTATAAAGTTACACTCACAGTCTCGTTGCGGTTAGTCAGGCACAGAGTTTGAAACGGGCTCTcccctgttgcctcccgggtaggCTAGAAGGTGTAGTCCCGCTCTCGCCGCTGCTACCACATCACCGTTACTTCCTGGACGTCCGGCaagctccaccctacgcgtttcgtcactacgagtgactcatcaggggcctttGATGCATTTGACCAGTCTAATAGTGGTCAAACTTGCTGGGTGAGTTCAATCCCACATGGGGTGTATGGTGGTGGAAACAGGACACAGCTGAGCGCTATCTTGTATATTGGAAAATTTTGCTAACAGTCTGCCGCGGCTGACATGGAAGCGCACCTGTGATAAAGGACAATACTTTATTTAGTACACTGAGCAGTGAAAGCTGTTTttaataactgtttttattttcattgattttattatatgtttctaaccttgactagTATCGCCACAATAGCGCTTTCAAAATATTGTTGTTGTTAACTGTTTAttggctttaccctgtgcccaaatctcccggtgaCTGTTTCATAGGTACGTGCTGACGAAGCATCAGACCGCAacggccaggtgtaaaaccggtTTTAAAGCAATGATCattctaattttatttttttacattgatATGATCATAACTGGTTGAGATATGATTGCAGTTTGGATTCTTTAGCAGTGTGCACCAACTTAATATGATATTTTATTTCAATCTGAATGATCTAATGAACGTatgataattcactaaaaattgtactgttaatgggcaccttaacgttTATGTTTTTAGACAGAATATGCAGCAATAACTATCCTACTTTATGTATTTAACTAAAATAATTAATATAGATGAAAGTTAGTCACATTTAATATATTGGTCATCCATTGTAAGTATTTAGTGTATGAGTGTGTCTGTTTTACATTTTTCTACTGCATCCATCTTTTGTTTGTCCCTGTTTTATTTAAAGTCGCTTTTcaagccttaaggcccatacacacttcggatttttgcgaacgacctgtcgtttgaacgttccgtcgttccgtcgttcgcacgtcaaatccggcgtgtgtacagactatcgttcgggtgataagactggttttcagcgatccgccgggcggatcgctgaaaaccagtcttatcacccgaacgatagtctgtacacacgccggatttgacgtgcgaacgacggaacgttcaaacgacgggtcgttcgcaaaaatccgacgtgtgtatgggcctttagttttGTAATCTCTATCCCCACCTTAGTCAGTCCTTCAATAGAATATGTATGCAGTGCCGAGAGGGGAGTACCTCTGCTACTCTTTGCCTCCTCTCCTATGTCAGATATACATTGCTTTGCCACCTAAGCTGCTAATTGACACTCTTCCCTATCAGCTTCCATTCTACACCCCTCTGATTTTGATATGTTAAGGGTTTGCAACAGACTGAGGAGGACGGAGGGGTGTTTGACAGTTACTTGAAAGTTGTGAGGGGAAGACTTCAAGCCTTTGGATGACCGCGGTAAACAGTGAGGACCAATATGCCTTGATTATTTCCTCTGTTTTAAATTTTATATTGTGTTATTACCCACCTCAAGTCTGattaaagctaagtacccacgggggtacaattgtagctgtcgccgcacacgggagcgtgtgcgcgacagttcggcggcagttcggcgacagctcgtcgccaaatccctctgcatccacacggcagcagagtgtcgccgagtttcctcccccccgccggaagctccgtgtggtgtgtgtgggtagctgtcgctagcccgcatacacatgtggggctagcgacagttccggcgaggttgcggcgacgactgtagccggcgattgaacatgtcaatcgcctggcgacagctccgacgggcgacggttcggggcgcgcgcatcatacacacgggggaactgtcgccgcaacacgcgcgtgccacgcggttgcggcgacggccgtcctccgtgagtatgggccttatgGGTGTGGAGGATGATTACAGGCTGGAAAGCAGCTTTAACCTGGTTTTTGTTTCCTCTTTTCATTGTTTGTTTTTAGTCAGTACTCTTCTTTTCATTGCACTTTGTTTCACCTCTTCTTAAATTAccttttcttttttgttgttttgcttCCGGGTGGAATAGAAGAATATTAAAAATGTGGAACTAAAAGCTGATGGTAAGGTCGAACCAAAGAAGCAGACTAGCAGATCCCTACATTCGTCACTGTCTTTTCAAAACGAGTCAGTCAGTGCAGACAGTGATGAATCTGGACCTACTAGTGCAAATGGGCAGTCAGAGACTATTAAAAGAAATATTCAACACAGATTCCAAAAAGCCTCAGAAGCTGGCAAATCAAAGTATGTTTCTAGCCAAGAGCAGTTTAGTACCATGAGAAAAGATGGTAAAGACAGTGGGACCAATGTAAGTCATAAGAAGCAAAAATCAAAGGACAAAATACAAGACATAAAAAAAATTCAGACTAATGCTACATCATGTGTATCTAGTGAATCAGATTGCAAAGCAAACTCTAAAGACAGTAAGCATTATGAGAATATTCCCAGGATCATACGTGTCAAAAGTCATGAAAGTATCAGTGGGCTACAGAAGGTCAGccataaaaataattataattttGTTAGTAAAGGTGAAAACACATCAGCTTCCTCCTCCAGCTCAGATAATGTAAGAGAAAACAAAATTGAAAAGAATGATACACTTGTTAAACGTGGTGAAAGAAAAGGTAAGATACCCAAAAATGACAGAATAGAATGTTTTACACAAGAGCCACTTAGCTCTAGTAGTATTGATCAATCAGAAAAAGCTGCTAAATCCACATATTTTGGGAAGAAAAAAGAAAGTAAAATACTTATGGTAAAACAAAATGTACAGCAGAATAACTGTGTAGAACAATCAAATGAGAAAGCCAGAGACAGTGGATCTGGGTGTACAACCAGGAGTAAGGACAATAAAAAAGTATGTCGAAGTGAAGAGCAGactgaggaggacagtgagggggaAGATTTAAAATTAGAGAGAGGACAAACAGACATAAGTAAAGGTGTTGAGgtggaagaggaaaaaaaaacagaaaatgatGAAGAGCACAGTgtggaagaagaagaagctgaggagaaagaaggtgaagaagatgaagagacTGAGGAGGATGAAGAACAAGCAGAAGTGAGGGAAAATGAATATGAAAAGGgtagagaagaagatgaagacagtGAAGGGGATGAAGTCAAAGAAAGAAGTGAAGATGATGAAAATGCAGAGGAAGACCAGGCAGAAGATGAAGAATCTGAGGAGGtggaagaggaaaaagaagaggaggaagatgaaGACACTGAAGTAGAGGGGGACGAGCAAGAAGAAACAGAGACAGTTGAAGGGGAAGAAGAAGCTGAGGGAGAAGAAGAAACAGAAGGTGAAGAAGAGGACGGAGAAGAAGCTGAAGATGAAGGTGAAAAAGAGGAAGGTGAAGAAAGTGAAAATGAAGAAGAGGGGGGTGAGGAggctgaggaggaagaggaggctgaggaggaagaggaggctgaggaggaaggggaggctgaggaggaaggggaggctgaggaggaaggggaggctgaggaggaaggggaggctgaggaggaaggggaggctgaggaggaaggggaggctGAGGTGGAAGGGGaggctgaggaggaaggggaggctgaggaggaaggggaggctgaggaggaaggggaggctGAGGAGGAGGGTGAAGAAGATGAGGATGAAGAAGATGAGGATGAAGAAGATGAGGATGAAGAAGATGAGGGCGAAGAAGATGAGGGCGAAGAAGATGAGGGCGAAGAAGAAGAGGGCGAAGAAGAAGAGGACGAAGAAGAGGAAGGTGaagagggggaagaagaggaggaggatgaagaacAACATGAAAGTGAGGAGGAAGATAACAATGAAAGAAAAGGTAAAAAGGCagttaaaggaaaaaaagaaaaagatcagAGGGTCACTGAGAAAAAAATCCAGTCCGGGAAAAGTACAGGAAAAACTGATAAGCAGAGAAGTAATCTTAAAAATATTAATAAACATAGGCTTGAATTTGCATCTGATCCAGCAAAACTTAAGACTCTGGATCCTTCAACTCAGTTTTGGGACAATGTTTTACCACAATACTTGAcattaaaataatttgatatgattTCCTGTATAGAAGGTTGAAGCACTGCATGTTGCAGAATAGGGCAAATTTTGAGTCTGTTCTAAACTGCTACTGTAAATATTTTTAGATGTGTACAGTGTCAACCAAGAAAATGAATAGTATTTAGGGTACAGTATGACAAAATAATTGTAATCGCTCTGTATTTTTGTTGAGCCAATCAAGAAATGCCCTCCTTACCTTGCTGTCCAGTTCTTTCATTCCGTCTGTATGCAGCTTTGCTTGTGTGAATGCTACAActgtttgttatttatttttttttttttgtccaatcaccgccactgaataaaaaaaatgttttacaaaatgtTCTTAAAGAAATGTTGCTGTATGGACCCATAAGCCTAAGCTGTAAGTGCTTCATGGGAACGTTCAAATATCTACATTTAAACAGGACTGTGTTTTATGACTCAATTAATAATTATacaactccatttttttttttaaaaagtgactCTAAGTTAAACCAGAATATAGTTATTTGCAAATCATGTGTACCGTATATTTAAATGAAAATACTACAAACACAACATATCATATGTTGAAAATGAGAAATGTTACTAAAAACAGCTGCTAATTCTTTGTTAAAATTGGTGCCAGCGACGTATTTTTAAAGATGTGGGGACAGCATAAGACTATAAAAGCTGTGTAATTataagaaaaagcatttgatGAAACATCAAGGGGTACATCATTCTTTGAGAGGCTTTGTTGACAATCGTGAAACAATTAAGGATTTGCATACCTtata from Hyperolius riggenbachi isolate aHypRig1 chromosome 2, aHypRig1.pri, whole genome shotgun sequence encodes the following:
- the RPGR gene encoding X-linked retinitis pigmentosa GTPase regulator isoform X3, whose amino-acid sequence is MAAATEEEGEQPVPDSGAIFTFGKSKFADNCPSKFWLKNDKPTHIACGDEHSVLITGNGKLYVFGSNICGQLGIGSGNVISIPTCVKALKSEKVKLAACGRNHTLIYTVQGKVYSSGWNSEGQLGLGDTTERTSFQEINFFSSQYKIKQLSAGSNTSAALTVDGKLFMWGENSEGQLGLANEKTVCSPRLVDIGRPISWVSCGYYHSAFVTHKDVYTFGLGQFGQLGQGTFVFETPAPKVVEALKSHRIRYIACGENHTAVITDKGLLYTFGDGRYGKLGLGEENFTNQFSPTLCMNFLKFNVQSAACGGCHMLVFAVPRPKESETVIVDELKENYLRVNGGIERTTSLQRSPSARVRRREKIHDLTRTLPPLSGNLLDSSLPVPSKTVPPGLLKVRQASITSNSHDASAVSKSVEKSQKDSVRSFSADDESDCVSQKSFGGTTDLLNMTHVLGTHGSHTFSPVQKRKKNIKNVELKADGKVEPKKQTSRSLHSSLSFQNESVSADSDESGPTSANGQSETIKRNIQHRFQKASEAGKSKYVSSQEQFSTMRKDGKDSGTNVSHKKQKSKDKIQDIKKIQTNATSCVSSESDCKANSKDSKHYENIPRIIRVKSHESISGLQKVSHKNNYNFVSKGENTSASSSSSDNVRENKIEKNDTLVKRGERKGKIPKNDRIECFTQEPLSSSSIDQSEKAAKSTYFGKKKESKILMVKQNVQQNNCVEQSNEKARDSGSGCTTRSKDNKKVCRSEEQTEEDSEGEDLKLERGQTDISKGVEVEEEKKTENDEEHSVEEEEAEEKEGEEDEETEEDEEQAEVRENEYEKGREEDEDSEGDEVKERSEDDENAEEDQAEDEESEEVEEEKEEEEDEDTEVEGDEQEETETVEGEEEAEGEEETEGEEEDGEEAEDEGEKEEGEESENEEEGGEEAEEEEEAEEEEEAEEEGEAEEEGEAEEEGEAEEEGEAEEEGEAEEEGEAEVEGEAEEEGEAEEEGEAEEEGEAEEEGEEDEDEEDEDEEDEDEEDEGEEDEGEEDEGEEEEGEEEEDEEEEGEEGEEEEEDEEQHESEEEDNNERKGKKAVKGKKEKDQRVTEKKIQSGKSTGKTDKQRSNLKNINKHRLEFASDPAKLKTLDPSTQFWDNVLPQYLTLK
- the RPGR gene encoding X-linked retinitis pigmentosa GTPase regulator isoform X1, producing MAAATEEEGEQPVPDSGAIFTFGKSKFADNCPSKFWLKNDKPTHIACGDEHSVLITGNGKLYVFGSNICGQLGIGSGNVISIPTCVKALKSEKVKLAACGRNHTLIYTVQGKVYSSGWNSEGQLGLGDTTERTSFQEINFFSSQYKIKQLSAGSNTSAALTVDGKLFMWGENSEGQLGLANEKTVCSPRLVDIGRPISWVSCGYYHSAFVTQDGELYTFGEPESGKLGLPAEKLDKHRQPQRVPGISGKVKMVCCGGGHTIAVTDKDVYTFGLGQFGQLGQGTFVFETPAPKVVEALKSHRIRYIACGENHTAVITDKGLLYTFGDGRYGKLGLGEENFTNQFSPTLCMNFLKFNVQSAACGGCHMLVFAVPRPKESETVIVDELKENYLRVNGGIERTTSLQRSPSARVRRREKIHDLTRTLPPLSGNLLDSSLPVPSKTVPPGLLKVRQASITSNSHDASAVSKSVEKSQKDSVRSFSADDESDCVSQKSFGGTTDLLNMTHVLGTHGSHTFSPVQKRKKNIKNVELKADGKVEPKKQTSRSLHSSLSFQNESVSADSDESGPTSANGQSETIKRNIQHRFQKASEAGKSKYVSSQEQFSTMRKDGKDSGTNVSHKKQKSKDKIQDIKKIQTNATSCVSSESDCKANSKDSKHYENIPRIIRVKSHESISGLQKVSHKNNYNFVSKGENTSASSSSSDNVRENKIEKNDTLVKRGERKGKIPKNDRIECFTQEPLSSSSIDQSEKAAKSTYFGKKKESKILMVKQNVQQNNCVEQSNEKARDSGSGCTTRSKDNKKVCRSEEQTEEDSEGEDLKLERGQTDISKGVEVEEEKKTENDEEHSVEEEEAEEKEGEEDEETEEDEEQAEVRENEYEKGREEDEDSEGDEVKERSEDDENAEEDQAEDEESEEVEEEKEEEEDEDTEVEGDEQEETETVEGEEEAEGEEETEGEEEDGEEAEDEGEKEEGEESENEEEGGEEAEEEEEAEEEEEAEEEGEAEEEGEAEEEGEAEEEGEAEEEGEAEEEGEAEVEGEAEEEGEAEEEGEAEEEGEAEEEGEEDEDEEDEDEEDEDEEDEGEEDEGEEDEGEEEEGEEEEDEEEEGEEGEEEEEDEEQHESEEEDNNERKGKKAVKGKKEKDQRVTEKKIQSGKSTGKTDKQRSNLKNINKHRLEFASDPAKLKTLDPSTQFWDNVLPQYLTLK